A part of Bacillota bacterium genomic DNA contains:
- a CDS encoding NAD-dependent malic enzyme, whose product MVMSLNVILQLKLSNRPGTLARVLGVIAEEGGSLGSIDLVSASSTHVIRELMVRLNNRDHIGDLVKVLDGLSGVEVIRVKDRVFLKHLGGKIEIKAKRDVANREDLSLVYTPGVAKVSEVIAREPELAHRLTMKGNSVAIVTDGSAVLGLGNIGPEGALPVMEGKSVLFKKFAGIDAIPLCLSVQGTKQIINSVVAAAPSFGGINLEDIAAPKCFEIEEKLRNLLDIPVFHDDQHGTAIVSLAGLTNALRVVDRRLDNVKIVMSGAGAAGVAITKILLSAGAKQIIVCDSKGAIARDKPPGAPHKKWLAENTNENCAHGSLKEVIAGADVFIGVSGPGLLHREDILKMAASPVIFALANPEPEVNPEEIYDIAGVIATGRSDYPNQINNVLAFPGVFRGALDCHARTINDDMCLAAAWALGETITGDQLSAENIIPSVFNEGVSSAVARAVAEAAKFTGVSRRYLYEEANKGGLLYSTIKDTMT is encoded by the coding sequence ATGGTAATGTCTTTAAACGTAATTTTACAATTAAAATTATCCAACCGGCCCGGGACACTAGCCAGGGTGCTGGGGGTAATAGCTGAAGAAGGAGGCAGCCTGGGTTCCATTGATCTTGTTTCGGCGTCTTCGACTCATGTGATAAGAGAGTTAATGGTCCGGCTAAACAACCGGGATCATATAGGAGACCTGGTAAAAGTATTGGACGGTCTATCCGGGGTTGAGGTAATAAGGGTAAAAGACCGCGTTTTCCTGAAGCACCTGGGCGGTAAAATTGAGATAAAGGCCAAACGGGATGTAGCTAACCGAGAGGATTTGTCCCTTGTTTATACACCCGGGGTGGCCAAGGTTTCCGAGGTTATTGCCAGGGAGCCGGAATTGGCCCACAGGCTAACCATGAAAGGCAATTCAGTGGCCATAGTGACAGACGGCTCAGCGGTGCTGGGGCTGGGTAATATTGGACCTGAGGGTGCGCTACCGGTAATGGAAGGTAAATCTGTACTGTTCAAGAAATTTGCCGGCATAGATGCCATTCCTCTTTGCTTGAGCGTGCAGGGAACTAAACAAATAATTAATAGTGTGGTGGCAGCTGCCCCGTCCTTTGGGGGTATCAACCTGGAAGATATAGCTGCACCAAAGTGTTTTGAAATTGAAGAAAAGTTAAGAAATCTTCTGGATATACCGGTTTTTCACGATGACCAGCACGGTACTGCCATTGTAAGCCTGGCCGGGCTCACAAATGCACTCAGGGTAGTGGACAGGCGCTTAGATAATGTAAAGATAGTTATGAGCGGTGCAGGCGCCGCCGGGGTGGCCATAACCAAAATCTTGTTAAGCGCCGGGGCGAAGCAGATTATCGTCTGTGACAGTAAAGGAGCTATTGCCAGGGACAAGCCTCCCGGGGCACCTCACAAAAAATGGCTGGCGGAAAACACTAATGAGAATTGCGCGCACGGTAGTCTGAAGGAAGTTATTGCCGGGGCCGATGTTTTTATCGGAGTTTCCGGGCCTGGCCTTTTGCACCGGGAGGACATATTAAAAATGGCGGCTAGTCCCGTAATCTTTGCACTGGCTAACCCGGAGCCGGAAGTAAACCCGGAAGAGATATACGATATTGCGGGGGTCATTGCCACCGGGCGCTCCGACTATCCCAACCAGATTAATAATGTACTTGCATTTCCCGGTGTATTCAGGGGGGCGCTCGACTGCCATGCCCGCACCATAAACGATGATATGTGTCTGGCGGCAGCCTGGGCTCTGGGAGAAACCATTACCGGTGATCAGCTTTCGGCGGAAAATATAATACCGTCTGTGTTTAATGAAGGGGTCTCCTCGGCCGTGGCCCGGGCGGTGGCGGAGGCGGCAAAATTTACCGGAGTATCCCGTAGGTACCTGTATGAGGAAGCTAACAAGGGCGGTCTTTTATACAGCAC